Proteins from one Nicotiana tabacum cultivar K326 chromosome 23, ASM71507v2, whole genome shotgun sequence genomic window:
- the LOC107800080 gene encoding late embryogenesis abundant protein At1g64065-like, with product MSEDSHIIPLAPPTTYPKSDKELNLSRPTNFYNYKNKNKSSSKFFVYLLSAIVLLSIVMLIFSMIFFRFKAPSFELGLIDVKNLRYSSNSSLPSFNMTMGAEVIIDNDNFGRINFQDSSMSVFIYDNVTIGFVNINVGRVEARKSKRMGIVLQVGANELNHSHGNLSSDLNSRMVKLRSVGELRGKVKAMKIVSRYKTSVLNCTMNLNLTSQAIQDLLCS from the coding sequence ATGTCAGAAGATAGCCATATTATCCCTCTCGCACCACCAACAACATATCCCAAAAGCGATAAAGAGCTAAATCTCAGCAGACCGACCAATTTTTACAATTACAAAAACAAGAATAAAAGCAGCAGCAAGTTTTTCGTTTACCTTCTATCCGCTATCGTCTTACTAAGCATAGTCATGCTAATTTTCTCAATGATATTTTTCCGTTTCAAGGCTCCATCTTTCGAGCTAGGTCTCATCGACGTGAAAAATCTTCGATATAGTAGTAATTCTTCTTTGCCTTCATTTAACATGACCATGGGAGCTGAAGTTATTATTGATAACGATAACTTTGGTCGAATTAATTTCCAAGATAGCAGTATGAGTGTTTTTATTTACGATAATGTCACGATTGGTTTCGTGAACATTAACGTTGGTCGAGTAGAAGCTAGAAAGAGTAAGAGAATGGGAATTGTATTACAAGTTGGAGCTAATGAATTGAATCATAGTCATGGGAATTTGAGCAGTGATTTAAATTCAAGAATGGTGAAGTTGAGAAGTGTTGGTGAGTTGAGGGGAAAAGTGAAGGCTATGAAAATTGTTAGTCGTTATAAGACTTCAGTGTTGAATTGTACAATGAATTTAAATTTGACTAGCCAAGCAATCCAAGATCTCCTCTGCAGTTGA
- the LOC107800079 gene encoding putative membrane-associated kinase regulator 2, with protein MEAFSLLKYWRGGGATGVFSTDSAGANPRTADSTTVITAVSPNSSDSDSDDEGDDGPFFDLEFTTVPEDEAEEVKVEENERCKISSELDESSENEISEGELKFTLSTSSGSSIDDGTDPNVSLSPSDDLFFKGSLVPIEPSSLLLSASEANSKFTSSLLKSATKFRVLMLKLKKPKFTAPSKIEKSEGDGDGFVSATTPKLRRKRVSESEKEEPPNLTQNKFFTVKFKVEEVPIKSLFSRDNSSKGNNNNSGKIEKRHPEEVCSTNNAANSASDEKKFTKDVMQKYLKKVKPLYIRVSKRYGEKLKFSGQLSLPGNAATNKAGRSPPPSAEAKVDAVTDAAPAAEKNQKHGNIPTGLRIVRKHLGKSRSASSAVVAAAPVTSNRRDDSLLQQQDAIQGAILHCKRSFNSSRESESSILSRSASDASHEKSTSLTTDSPTLEEAKAVRN; from the exons ATGGAAGCTTTCAGTTTACTCAAGTACTGGCGTGGTGGTGGCGCCACCGGTGTTTTCTCCACCGATTCTGCCGGTGCTAATCCTCGCACCGCCGATTCTACTACTGTCATCACCGCCGTCAGTCCTAACTCGTCAGACTCTGATTCCGACGACGAAGGAGACGACGGACCGTTTTTTGACCTTGAGTTTACTACGGTTCCTGAAGATGAAGCCGAAGAAgtgaaagttgaagaaaatgaaaggTGTAAAATTAGTTCAGAGTTGGATGAGTCGTCGGAAAATGAGATTAGTGAAGGAGAACTGAAATTCACGCTTTCCACGTCGTCCGGTTCGAGCATTGACGACGGTACGGATCCGAACGTATCACTCTCACCGTCTGATGATCTTTTCTTCAAAGGTAGTTTGGTACCAATTGAGCCGTCGTCGCTGTTGCTATCCGCCTCGGAAGCAAATTCGAAATTTACTTCCTCACTGTTAAAGTCAGCAACTAAATTCAGAGTGTTAATGCTGAAACTGAAGAAGCCAAAATTTACAGCGCCAAGTAAAATTGAAAAATCTGAAGGTGATGGTGACGGATTTGTCTCAGCTACTACTCCAAAGCTACGGCGGAAGAGAGTATCAGAGAGTGAAAAAGAGGAGCCTCCAAATCTAACACAGAATAAGTTTTTCACTGTGAAGTTTAAGGTTGAAGAAGTTCCTATTAAGTCGTTGTTTAGTAGAGATAACAGCTCTAaaggcaacaacaataacagcggCAAAATAGAGAAGCGGCATCCGGAAGAAGTATGTTCAACAAATAATGCAGCAAATTCAGCTTCAGATGAGAAGAAATTTACTAAAGATGTAATGCAAAAGTACTTGAAAAAAGTGAAGCCTCTATATATTCGCGTCTCGAAACGTTACGGTGAGAAGCTTAAGTTCTCAGGACAGTTAAGTTTACCCGGAAATGCTGCAACAAATAAGGCCGGTCGTTCGCCGCCTCCTTCAGCGGAGGCGAAGGTGGACGCGGTGACGGACGCGGCACCGGCGGCGGAGAAGAACCAGAAGCATGGGAATATTCCTACGGGGCTGCGAATAGTCCGGAAACATTTGGGGAAAAGTAGATCGGCGTCGTCGGCAGTTGTTGCGGCGGCGCCGGTAACATCAAACCGGCGAGACGACTCACTATTGCAGCAACAAGATGCTATTCAAGGCGCCATTTTACATTGCAAGAGGTCTTTCAATTCATCTAGAG AGTCAGAATCATCCATTTTATCACGTTCAGCAAGCGATGCATCACACGAAAAATCAACGAGCTTGACTACAGattcacctacactagaggagGCCAAAGCGGTGAGAAATTAG
- the LOC107800082 gene encoding late embryogenesis abundant protein At1g64065-like, whose amino-acid sequence MCPPQSPTSSMTSFNDQARFLAQGSHPIYINNDDNYINLELHKKKRRRRRCIKCCGCCTAGMLVLVVIMLVLGFTIFRVHSPSIRLNSIKIDGLSYLTSKSTLQPNVNLTVSAVVSVKNPNAASFKFNEATTSLFYDDVVVGEALTPSGNAKARRTLRMNVTVDVMMEKILSIHRLGNDLKSGELPLSTYTRINGRVNILKIIKKSAEIKMSCKMNVDLRSQDVRDIDCNRIVSLAR is encoded by the coding sequence ATGTGTCCACCACAATCTCCAACTTCATCAATGACTTCTTTCAATGATCAAGCTCGATTTTTGGCACAAGGATCTCATCCAATTTACATCAATAACGacgataattatattaacttgGAGTTACATAAGAAGAAACGTCGTCGTCGAAGATGTATTAAATGTTGCGGCTGCTGTACAGCCGGCATGTTAGTTCTCGTTGTGATTATGTTGGTTCTTGGTTTCACAATTTTCCGTGTGCATTCACCGTCTATAAGGTTGAATTCTATCAAGATTGACGGATTAAGTTACCTCACAAGTAAGTCCACTCTCCAACCAAACGTTAACTTAACGGTCTCCGCTGTCGTGTCTGTGAAAAATCCTAATGCAGCCTCATTCAAGTTTAATGAAGCAACGACTAGTTTGTTTTATGATGACGTGGTTGTCGGAGAAGCCCTAACGCCGTCAGGAAACGCTAAGGCACGGCGGACTTTACGGATGAACGTGACGGTAGACGTTATGATGGAGAAAATTTTGAGCATTCACCGGCTAGGGAATGACTTAAAGTCCGGTGAGTTGCCTCTGAGTACATATACAAGAATTAATGGAagagttaatattttgaaaattattaagaAGAGTGCTGAAATAAAAATGAGTTGTAAAATGAATGTTGATTTGAGAAGTCAGGATGTTAGAGACATCGATTGCAACAGAATAGTGTCTCTAGCTAGGTaa